In Aquiflexum balticum DSM 16537, a single genomic region encodes these proteins:
- a CDS encoding helix-turn-helix domain-containing protein → MKTIESLLEKATAIGGFHELAKEEATMLSTLSELAVAYEDNTLKLMPIEPNTLKQAIESKMAKLGLTQAKLAELMGIGAPKLSHILSGKRDPDVSFLKAAHEKLNIDAEFLLTHSKLFTIFIFSVSECQKNEASNF, encoded by the coding sequence ATGAAAACAATAGAGTCGCTTCTGGAAAAAGCAACTGCTATAGGTGGCTTCCATGAATTGGCAAAAGAGGAAGCAACGATGTTGTCCACCCTTTCTGAACTTGCCGTAGCTTACGAAGACAATACATTGAAACTGATGCCTATTGAACCAAATACCTTGAAGCAGGCCATCGAATCTAAAATGGCAAAGCTTGGGCTCACCCAAGCAAAACTGGCTGAATTAATGGGTATTGGTGCACCTAAACTTTCTCATATATTAAGTGGAAAAAGAGACCCTGATGTTTCTTTTCTAAAGGCAGCTCATGAAAAATTGAATATTGATGCTGAGTTTTTGCTGACTCATTCGAAATTGTTCACCATATTTATTTTTTCTGTATCGGAATGCCAAAAAAATGAAGCCTCCAATTTTTAG